The following are from one region of the Carnobacterium gallinarum DSM 4847 genome:
- a CDS encoding IS3 family transposase has protein sequence MIKVQHILQGNFVKLLNKKTSSEVCPAKELPSDNVPIESFHSSLKSETFYLNKEPIGSNNIAIDIVKNYIKFWNNKRILTKLGHLSPVDY, from the coding sequence GTGATCAAGGTGCAACATATTCTTCAAGGGAATTTTGTAAAGTTGCTCAACAAAAAAACGTCATCCGAAGTATGTCCCGCAAAGGAACTCCCTTCAGATAACGTCCCAATAGAATCGTTTCATTCCTCACTAAAGTCTGAAACATTCTATCTCAACAAAGAACCAATAGGTTCTAATAACATTGCAATAGATATTGTTAAGAATTACATTAAGTTTTGGAATAACAAACGAATATTAACGAAATTAGGTCACCTTTCACCAGTAGATTACTGA
- a CDS encoding DDE-type integrase/transposase/recombinase → MLSFGKSRLYLSTIMDTYNSEIIAFQISNHPDTKLALDTLNQIEEFPEVAMLHSDQGATYSSREFCKVAQQKNVIRSMSRKGTPFR, encoded by the coding sequence ATCCTTTCTTTTGGTAAATCTAGGCTTTATTTATCGACTATTATGGATACCTATAATAGTGAAATTATTGCGTTTCAAATTTCAAATCATCCAGATACTAAGCTTGCCTTGGATACTTTAAACCAAATTGAAGAGTTCCCAGAAGTAGCTATGTTGCACAGTGATCAAGGTGCAACATATTCTTCAAGGGAATTTTGTAAAGTTGCTCAACAAAAAAACGTCATCCGAAGTATGTCCCGCAAAGGAACTCCCTTCAGATAA
- a CDS encoding IS256 family transposase, with the protein MTQVHFTLNNEEVQSIIEHSVKDDVSKNILTTVFNQLMENQRTEYIKADDYERSESRQSQRNGYYERDFTTRVGTLELRVPRTRDGEFSPTVFERYQRNEKALLASMLEMYVSGVSTRKVSKIVEELCGKSVSKSFVSSLTEQLDPLVNEWQNRSLSDINYPYLMTDVLYIKIREDNRVLSKSCHIAIGITKDGDREIIGFMIQNEESDNTWSNFFEYLKERGLQGVELVISDAHKGLVSAIRKSFTNASWQRCQVHFLRNIFTTIPKKNSKPFREAVKAIFKFTDINLAREAKNRLVEEYYDQKKYTKAYETLDNGFEDAFQYTVLGNSHNRLKSTNLLERLNQEVRRREKIIRIFPNHASANRLIGAVLMDLHEEWISSTRKYINFSK; encoded by the coding sequence ATGACCCAAGTACATTTTACACTGAACAACGAAGAGGTTCAAAGTATTATTGAACATTCCGTTAAAGATGATGTGTCTAAAAATATTTTAACGACAGTTTTCAATCAGTTGATGGAAAACCAACGAACAGAATACATTAAAGCTGATGACTATGAACGATCTGAAAGTCGTCAGAGTCAACGAAATGGCTACTACGAGCGTGACTTTACGACTCGCGTTGGTACACTTGAATTAAGAGTACCTAGAACACGTGATGGTGAGTTTTCACCGACGGTGTTTGAGCGGTATCAGCGAAATGAAAAGGCGCTGCTTGCTTCAATGCTTGAGATGTATGTTTCAGGCGTTTCAACACGTAAAGTCTCTAAGATTGTTGAGGAGTTATGTGGTAAATCAGTTTCTAAGTCCTTTGTTTCTAGTCTGACTGAACAGTTAGACCCTCTGGTCAATGAATGGCAAAATCGATCGCTTTCAGATATAAACTATCCTTACTTGATGACTGATGTCCTGTACATAAAGATTAGAGAAGATAATCGAGTACTTTCTAAGAGTTGTCACATTGCGATTGGAATAACCAAAGATGGCGATCGTGAAATTATTGGCTTCATGATTCAAAATGAAGAGAGTGATAACACATGGTCTAACTTCTTTGAATACTTAAAAGAAAGAGGATTACAAGGTGTAGAACTCGTTATTTCTGACGCTCATAAAGGCTTAGTATCTGCGATTCGTAAATCCTTTACCAACGCAAGTTGGCAGAGATGCCAAGTTCACTTCTTAAGAAATATCTTTACAACAATTCCTAAGAAGAATTCTAAACCTTTTAGAGAAGCTGTAAAAGCTATCTTCAAGTTTACGGATATTAATTTAGCACGAGAAGCTAAAAATCGTCTGGTTGAAGAATACTACGACCAAAAGAAATACACAAAAGCTTACGAGACCTTAGATAATGGCTTCGAAGATGCCTTTCAATATACTGTCCTAGGTAACTCCCACAATCGACTAAAAAGTACCAATCTTCTTGAACGATTAAACCAAGAGGTTCGCAGAAGAGAAAAGATCATTCGAATCTTTCCAAATCATGCTTCAGCCAATCGATTGATTGGGGCAGTTCTTATGGACCTGCATGAAGAATGGATTAGTTCTACAAGAAAGTATATAAATTTTAGCAAGTAA
- a CDS encoding TIGR04197 family type VII secretion effector, with translation MSLIQSDYNQASAIATNLVNALNSLPNNKTISKASRTTVVGNQQAQASSDKGKLLVASFITALNRDSANIRSVAKEFEAIDQQLNESLMKVK, from the coding sequence ATGAGCTTAATTCAAAGTGATTATAATCAAGCAAGTGCAATAGCAACTAATTTAGTTAATGCTTTAAATTCATTGCCAAATAATAAAACGATTTCTAAAGCTTCAAGAACAACAGTAGTAGGAAATCAACAAGCACAAGCATCCTCAGACAAAGGAAAGTTATTGGTGGCTAGTTTTATTACAGCATTAAATCGTGATAGTGCCAATATACGAAGTGTTGCGAAAGAATTTGAAGCCATCGATCAGCAGTTAAATGAATCGTTAATGAAGGTGAAATAA
- a CDS encoding DUF3958 family protein has product MDDKQREHENKIDQLQTQLKFVTEDRYNAEVSIHQFERNEEEIYSIFRGIQHLFHDIHETFQEGEMNVFIADAHQEIEYKQHGFNYENEEKLELLQKEKRELLDSEDDLYYKIRSLNQQGVAK; this is encoded by the coding sequence ATGGATGATAAACAACGAGAACACGAAAATAAGATTGACCAATTACAGACTCAATTAAAGTTTGTGACGGAAGATCGATACAATGCAGAAGTTTCTATTCATCAATTTGAACGTAACGAAGAAGAAATATATTCTATTTTTCGTGGGATTCAACATCTATTTCATGATATTCATGAGACTTTTCAAGAGGGCGAGATGAATGTTTTTATTGCAGATGCTCATCAAGAAATTGAGTATAAGCAACATGGCTTTAACTATGAAAATGAAGAGAAATTAGAACTTCTACAGAAAGAAAAACGAGAATTATTGGATAGTGAAGATGACTTGTACTATAAAATAAGAAGCTTGAACCAGCAAGGGGTGGCTAAATGA
- a CDS encoding T7SS effector LXG polymorphic toxin — protein MSIDFFIGEVGIQNQSIKSYCNEVISGMEQVRTALSQFVIEPSLKGGAYDSSKSYFNSAYIPATKGFTLVCEAMIKANDRFSKDYKSNVDSNSLQEDVLVSYIYRLNSLSTALEELPAGNIFLSSVIENLQNVRQKTDEKLDKLREFNYTSVHIFDELENQLQNLEAGVMMLVEGKAWNQSTGTFSTMGLNLDWATDINQSWDARDKKKKGFDDEKNKQLEKYDIIRCYDPITKKTTWALEKDGKAVIDPALTKYLNKVGDSLNKSDYSMIEVTPKEWEKRVNDAWKMNGTEYFSGKQYGWSMAGLAHVQDAKGKLDDSGAWDALWSLGFMYGAVKSINKMNQSIEAVNDTKQIITNRYPDEIQNGKSFDFVLENGNIKIRDGIKEVDFIIDTNGNLKVGRGHSYLANTGDVQAAGKMKVNQVGNVRKITNESGHYTPTLEHAKNYEQIFNESGIGTKNSWLEIYQLELTNSGYVNLSTLKRIESVNLK, from the coding sequence ATGAGTATTGATTTTTTCATTGGTGAAGTGGGTATACAAAATCAATCGATTAAAAGCTACTGTAATGAAGTGATTAGTGGTATGGAGCAAGTTCGAACGGCTCTCTCTCAATTTGTTATAGAGCCATCCTTAAAGGGAGGAGCTTATGATTCCTCAAAAAGTTACTTCAATAGTGCCTATATACCAGCTACAAAAGGTTTTACTTTAGTTTGTGAAGCGATGATAAAAGCGAATGACAGATTTAGTAAGGACTATAAAAGTAATGTCGATAGCAATAGCCTGCAAGAAGATGTCTTGGTATCTTATATTTATCGATTAAATTCCTTATCTACAGCATTAGAGGAATTGCCTGCAGGAAATATTTTTTTATCCTCTGTTATTGAAAACTTACAGAATGTACGCCAAAAAACAGATGAAAAATTAGATAAGTTAAGAGAATTTAACTATACGTCAGTGCATATATTTGATGAATTAGAGAACCAGTTGCAAAATCTAGAAGCAGGCGTTATGATGCTTGTAGAGGGAAAAGCGTGGAATCAGTCAACTGGAACCTTTTCAACCATGGGTTTAAATTTAGATTGGGCGACAGATATTAATCAATCTTGGGATGCTCGAGATAAAAAGAAAAAAGGTTTTGATGATGAAAAAAATAAACAATTAGAAAAATATGATATTATTCGTTGTTATGATCCAATCACTAAGAAAACTACATGGGCATTGGAAAAAGATGGAAAAGCCGTCATTGATCCAGCGTTAACGAAGTATCTTAACAAAGTTGGGGATTCACTAAATAAATCAGATTATTCAATGATTGAAGTGACTCCAAAAGAGTGGGAAAAACGTGTCAATGATGCATGGAAAATGAATGGGACAGAGTATTTTTCTGGTAAACAATATGGCTGGTCAATGGCAGGTTTAGCTCATGTACAAGATGCAAAAGGCAAATTAGATGACAGTGGTGCATGGGATGCTTTGTGGTCGTTAGGCTTTATGTATGGGGCTGTGAAGTCTATTAATAAGATGAATCAGTCAATTGAGGCAGTAAACGACACGAAGCAAATAATAACAAATAGGTATCCAGATGAAATACAAAATGGAAAGTCATTTGATTTTGTGCTTGAAAATGGAAATATAAAAATAAGAGATGGAATAAAAGAAGTAGACTTTATAATTGATACTAATGGTAACTTGAAAGTTGGCAGAGGGCATTCATATCTAGCTAATACTGGGGATGTACAGGCGGCTGGTAAAATGAAAGTGAATCAAGTTGGGAATGTAAGAAAAATAACCAATGAATCTGGTCATTATACACCAACTTTGGAGCATGCGAAAAATTATGAACAAATTTTTAATGAGTCTGGTATTGGAACTAAGAATAGTTGGTTAGAAATTTATCAATTAGAACTAACTAATTCAGGATATGTTAATTTGAGTACACTAAAAAGGATAGAATCAGTTAATCTAAAATGA
- a CDS encoding reverse transcriptase domain-containing protein, with protein MILKGRNSIPICISIPTLKDKVCLKATLKTLKEYFPECKNTLLSQECIKEIKSKIDSKKYDYFITLNISNFYGDIKHYKLMMMLRDRIKDETFLDLIKQAIIPPIYPDKSKSISGVPQGLSSSNILAQIYMTKFDGKFKN; from the coding sequence TTGATATTAAAAGGAAGAAATTCCATTCCTATATGTATATCTATCCCAACACTAAAAGATAAAGTATGCTTAAAAGCAACATTGAAAACGTTGAAGGAGTATTTTCCAGAATGTAAAAATACGTTGTTATCACAGGAATGTATTAAAGAAATAAAAAGCAAAATAGATAGTAAAAAATATGACTATTTTATAACGCTAAATATTAGTAATTTTTATGGAGACATAAAGCACTATAAATTAATGATGATGCTAAGGGATAGAATAAAAGATGAAACATTCTTGGATTTGATTAAGCAGGCAATTATTCCCCCCATTTATCCTGATAAAAGTAAAAGTATTTCAGGAGTTCCACAAGGTTTATCAAGTTCTAACATATTAGCTCAAATTTATATGACGAAGTTTGATGGAAAGTTTAAAAATTAG